DNA from Microvirga ossetica:
CAGCGTCCTGATCCTGGCCGCGATTTCGTCTGCAATCATTGCCGGGATCCGCGCCTTTCTCGAACAGTTGTGGGTTCTCATTGGATGATTAACCCGGCCGGACCCCTGCGGCGGCAACGTTGACAACTTTGGAGCGGCGCCACGCGCGCCGGAAGACCCTTGCTCGAACTCGGCATAGCCATCCTGCTGATCGGCCTGAACGGCCTTTTTGCACTGTCCGAACTGTCCATTGTCTCGGCCCGCAAGGCCCGCCTGAAGAACATGGCTGACAGCGGTCGCGCGGGCGCCGCCACAGCCCTCAGGCTGGCGGAGGACCCCGGACGGTTCCTGTCGACGGTCCAGATCGGCATCACTCTCGTCGGCATCCTGGCAGGCGCGTTCTCCGGCGCGGCGCTTGGCGATCGCCTCACCCAGATCCTGCTCGATCAGGGCATGCCCGAGCGCGCCGCCGAGCCACTCGGCTACGGCCTCGTGATCGGCTTCATCACCTATCTCTCGGTCGTGGTGGGCGAGCTCGTGCCCAAGCATCTGGCGTTGAAGAACGCCGAGGGGATCGCCTGTACGGTCGCACCGCTCATGGCGCTGATCTCCCGGATCGGGGCTCCCGTGGTCTGGCTGCTCGATGCCTCGACCAAGCTGATCTTCCGCCTCTTCGGCCAGAGCACGGCATCCGACAGCATGGTGACCGAGGAAGAGATCAAGACCATCATGGCCGAGGCGGAGACCGCCGGTGTGATCGAGACGGACGAGCGCAAGATGATCGCGGGTGTCATGCGCCTGGGCGACCGGGCAGTGCGTGGCGTGATGACGCCGCGCACCGATGTCGACTGGATCGATGTCGACGACACAGCAGCCGAGATCCGCGAGGTTCTGATCACCACCGCCCATTCCCGTCTTCCGGTGGCCCAGGGGCACCCCGATAATATGCTGGGCGTCGTGCAGGCGCGGGAACTCCTGGCCGCCTCGCTGCGCGACGAGCCCCTCGACATTCGGGCCCATATCCGCAAGGCCCCGATCATCCCCGACACCCTCGACGCGCTCGATGCCCTGGAGGTGCTGCGGCGGGCCGAGGTGCCGATGGCGCTCGTGCACGATGAGTACGGCCACTTCGACGGCATCGTCACCCCGGCCGACATCCTCGATGCCATCGCGGGGGCATTCCGCTCGGATGAGGGAACAGCCGAGCCGGAAGCCATGCAGCGCGAGGACGGCTCCTGGTTGCTCGCGGGCTGGATGCCGGCGGACGAAATGGCCGATCAGCTTGGGATCGCCCTGCCCGAACGGCGTGACTACGAAACCGTCGCCGGCCTAGTGATCGGCGAGCTCCAGCACCTTCCCAGCACCGGCGAAGCCGTCGAGACCCTGGGCTGGCGTTTCGAGGTTGTCGACCTCGACGGCAGGCGCATCGACAAGGTGCTGGCCTCCCGGATCGAGACCCAGGAAGCGGCCTGATCATGCACAAGCGCGTTGTTCCGATTGTTGGGATAATCCTTTACCCGCTCGGCGCACAGGCAGCGGCCTCCAAGCTGGAGCAGGCGATCTTCCGGCCCCGATTCCCTGCGGAGCACTTCGTCCTGCAAAGCGCAGGCGACGGTGACCATCTCCGGTTCGAGATCAAAGTCCGCCGCACCGGCGAGACCTTTCCGTATCGGGTAAATGTCGACCGCCGTAGCGGGGAAGGCGCGATTGAGGCCATCGCCGACGGTCAAGGGCAGAACACCGGGATCCGATCGACCTTCAAGCTGTACGACCTCAAGGGGCTGAATACCTCCGCGTCGCAGGAGATCAGTCATGTGTCCTTCTACCATCTCGGTCGGGCCTTCGTTGACATTCGCCTACGCGAGCGCCGCAATCCCGAACCTTACACCTCCCCTCCCTCGGGCGTCTGGCGCGTCAGCGACTGCCGGACCGACCAGCCGCTGCGGGCTTGCAAGGTGCCGCACGACCGGAAACCGAAAACACGGCAGTCGTCCCTGGCTTCGATGTTTTCCCATTGAAAGGAATTCCTGAATGATCCGCTTGAACCATCTCCCGGCACTGGCAGTCGTCCTCGCCGGCTCGCTTGCGATCCCGGCGGGCGTTGCCTTGGCCCAGAGCAACAGTGTCTATCGCAGCGCGGACGCGGTCGCGGGCAAGTCCGAGCGTCTGGGGGTGTACGGCAACGTGCAAAAGGATTGCACGCCCGGTCCCCTGCCGACCGTGCGTGTGGTGACCCCGCCGAAGCATGGCGAGTTGAACGTGCGCAGCGGAACCCTGAAGGTGGGCCGGATCACCCGCTGCCCCAAGCTGGCGCCGAAGGCACAAGGGATCTTCTACAAGGCCAACTCCAGCTACAAGGGTCCTGACGAGGTCAGCTACGAGGTCAGGTCGGCCAGCGGCAAGGTGGAGGCCCATACCGTCAGGATCACGGTGAAGGACGCATCGCCGGCAGACGCCAAGCCGACCCAGGACACCGATCCCGACCTGTGAGGACGAAGCCGATGTGCAGACCCTCGTCTCCTCCGCGCTGAAGCATCCTGCCGCAAGGACTGCGTCACGCGGTCCTTCGTGATGCCTATGGGGCAATGGCACCCAAGCGGGCGCCGACGGCCTCCAGGATCATGCGGTGGGCCCGCTCGACGATCTCGTCCAGGGAGCGTGTCTTGACGAACATGCCTGAGGCCCGCGCGCCGATCTCCTCCCGGGTCGGAAGGTGCGGCAGATGTACATGGGCCAGCACCTCGTGGGCCCTGTGCTGCGCCGCCGCGATCCTTGCCCGAAGGTCGGCAAGACCCGGCGTGGTTTGCAGCGCCTGGTTCAGCCGGGAAGAGATCGCCTCGACGTTGAACGTGGCGACGACATCCTTCGCAGCGCGGTCGATCACCCGCGAGCCGAGCTTCTGCTCGTTCCTGAGCACCGCCTCGGGCGGGCTCTTGAGGTCCCACACCACGCCGAGCCAGGAGAGCACCTTGATGATGTAGAAGGTCGGATCGATCTCCCACCAGCGGAAGCCCTGGCGCACGCTCGCCTGATAGGCATGATGGTTGTTGTGCCAACCCTCGCCCATGGTGAAGAAGGCGAGCAGCCAGTTGTTGCGGGAGTCGTCACCCGTCACGTATCGCTTCGAGCCGTGCACGTGGGCGAGCGAGTTGATGCAGAAGGTGGCATGATAAACCGCCACCGTGCTCCAGAAGAAGCCGACGATGAGGCCCGACCAGCCCACAATCAGGAACGTGATCACGGCCAGCACGACCGCAGGCAGCAGCTCGTACTTATGGAGCCACATCAGCTCCGGATACTTGGTGAGGTCGCCGACCTTGACGAGATCGACCGTGTCGTGCTTGCGGGCGAAGATCCAGCCTACATGGGCAAAGATAAAGCCGGTGTGCCGGGGTGAATGGACGTCATGCCCGGTATCGGAGAACAGGTGGTGGTGCCGGTGCTTGGCGGCCCACCACAGCACGCTCTTTTGGGCGGAACTCTGGGCCAAACAGGCGAGAATGAACTGGAACACGCGACTCGTGACATAGGAGCGATGCGAAAAGTAGCGATGGTAGCCGGCCGTGATCCCGAACATCCGTAGCCAGTACAGGACGATGCCGAGCACGACTGCCTCCCCGGTCACGCCGGACCAGATCGCCGCAAAACACGCCAGGTGAACCAAGATGAAGGATATCGTCTGCGGATAGACGATATCGTCGTGATCATGATGATCATCATGCAGATGCGTGGGCGGGATTGCAGAACTCATTCCAAACTCGTGTTGGCATAGGTGGAAGTTGGGCTTGGCCAATGGTCCAAACCTCGCGGATGAATTGTTTAGCTGTAACGAATCAGGGGCAAAAGCGTAGCTTGGTGCGGCTTAGCAGACCCTGCGGGTACGGATCGAATGCAGAGCTCAGCTTGTTCGGATTGAACCGATAACCTTGGGCTGGTTCGTAGCGGCTGTGCACGATAGCCATAGATGGTGTTGGGCCCGGCGTCAGGCAAATAGCCGTGCCAGACTTCGTTGGTGTACTCGGGCAGCTCGATCTGCTCGAGCTCTACCTGTCCCTTGTCGTCGAAGAGGTAGAGCTCAACCTTGGTGGCATGAGTGGCGAACAGGGCGAAGTCGACACCGAGACTGTTCCAGGTTGCGCCCAGGGGATTTGGTCGACCCTCTCGCACGGCGGATCGTCGGGTGGCCCGGGGCGCGGCAGCCTCGGACTGAGCCCCCTTGGGCTCGGAGACATTCATGTGGGAATCCGCTTCGAATGCGAGCCGTCAAGGCTTGCTCTCTGGTCGTTGCCAACGGGCGAGAAACGCTCAAGGTTCGGTTGTCGGTCCGAACGACGGCAGATCCTTCTTGCGGTGCGCCGCTTCGGAGCGGTAGGTC
Protein-coding regions in this window:
- a CDS encoding 4-aminobutyrate aminotransferase; translation: MIRLNHLPALAVVLAGSLAIPAGVALAQSNSVYRSADAVAGKSERLGVYGNVQKDCTPGPLPTVRVVTPPKHGELNVRSGTLKVGRITRCPKLAPKAQGIFYKANSSYKGPDEVSYEVRSASGKVEAHTVRITVKDASPADAKPTQDTDPDL
- a CDS encoding hemolysin family protein, which gives rise to MLELGIAILLIGLNGLFALSELSIVSARKARLKNMADSGRAGAATALRLAEDPGRFLSTVQIGITLVGILAGAFSGAALGDRLTQILLDQGMPERAAEPLGYGLVIGFITYLSVVVGELVPKHLALKNAEGIACTVAPLMALISRIGAPVVWLLDASTKLIFRLFGQSTASDSMVTEEEIKTIMAEAETAGVIETDERKMIAGVMRLGDRAVRGVMTPRTDVDWIDVDDTAAEIREVLITTAHSRLPVAQGHPDNMLGVVQARELLAASLRDEPLDIRAHIRKAPIIPDTLDALDALEVLRRAEVPMALVHDEYGHFDGIVTPADILDAIAGAFRSDEGTAEPEAMQREDGSWLLAGWMPADEMADQLGIALPERRDYETVAGLVIGELQHLPSTGEAVETLGWRFEVVDLDGRRIDKVLASRIETQEAA
- a CDS encoding acyl-CoA desaturase, translating into MSSAIPPTHLHDDHHDHDDIVYPQTISFILVHLACFAAIWSGVTGEAVVLGIVLYWLRMFGITAGYHRYFSHRSYVTSRVFQFILACLAQSSAQKSVLWWAAKHRHHHLFSDTGHDVHSPRHTGFIFAHVGWIFARKHDTVDLVKVGDLTKYPELMWLHKYELLPAVVLAVITFLIVGWSGLIVGFFWSTVAVYHATFCINSLAHVHGSKRYVTGDDSRNNWLLAFFTMGEGWHNNHHAYQASVRQGFRWWEIDPTFYIIKVLSWLGVVWDLKSPPEAVLRNEQKLGSRVIDRAAKDVVATFNVEAISSRLNQALQTTPGLADLRARIAAAQHRAHEVLAHVHLPHLPTREEIGARASGMFVKTRSLDEIVERAHRMILEAVGARLGAIAP